The following proteins are encoded in a genomic region of Tenacibaculum sp. 190524A05c:
- the tilS gene encoding tRNA lysidine(34) synthetase TilS translates to MLKDFKQHIFSNFPNLENKKIIVATSGGVDSVVLVHLLNQLEFDIELAHCNFQLRGLESELDSKLVEDLGKQLNFKCHIKKFDTASYSEEHKTSIQIAARELRYAWFTELADSINADYIATAHHADDNLETFLINLSRGTGLDGLTGIPKQNGNIIRPLLPFSKEQIISYAELNHINWREDQSNSETKYVRNKIRHNIIPTLKELNPNVLSSFSKTIDHLSESRAIVDEKVSEVLVEIQSKDGDVIKINIEKMLKLTNRKAYLYEVLKNYNFTEWSNISDLLEGQTGKTIYSKSHVLLKDRGFLLLKEREQLSVDNHKFYIEKGIEEIEEPIKLAFKNTDKKETVTKNYVLVNKNLVTFPIILRKWEEGDFFYPIGMTGKKKVSKFFKDEKLSRFKKDQTWLLCNADNEIIWIVGMRQDRRYSIDSSTTDVLQISI, encoded by the coding sequence ATGTTAAAAGACTTTAAACAACACATTTTTTCTAATTTCCCTAATTTAGAAAACAAGAAGATTATAGTAGCTACATCAGGAGGTGTAGATAGTGTTGTTCTGGTACATTTGTTAAATCAATTAGAGTTTGATATCGAATTGGCGCATTGTAATTTTCAGTTAAGAGGATTGGAAAGCGAACTTGATTCGAAGTTGGTTGAAGATTTAGGTAAGCAATTGAATTTCAAATGTCATATTAAAAAGTTTGATACAGCGAGTTATTCTGAAGAACATAAGACTTCAATTCAAATCGCTGCAAGAGAATTACGTTATGCTTGGTTTACTGAATTAGCTGATTCAATTAATGCCGACTACATTGCAACTGCACATCATGCAGACGATAATTTAGAAACATTTTTAATCAATTTGTCCAGAGGAACAGGATTAGACGGATTAACAGGAATTCCTAAACAGAATGGTAATATAATTCGTCCATTATTACCTTTTTCTAAAGAGCAAATTATCTCCTACGCTGAGTTAAACCATATCAATTGGAGAGAGGATCAATCTAACTCAGAAACGAAGTATGTTAGAAATAAAATAAGACATAACATAATTCCAACTTTAAAGGAACTAAACCCTAATGTTCTTAGTAGTTTTTCTAAGACGATTGATCACTTATCTGAAAGTAGAGCAATAGTTGACGAAAAAGTGAGTGAAGTTTTAGTAGAAATTCAATCGAAAGATGGTGATGTTATAAAAATTAACATCGAAAAAATGTTAAAATTGACCAATAGGAAAGCATATTTATATGAAGTGCTAAAGAATTATAATTTCACTGAGTGGAGTAATATTTCCGATTTGCTAGAAGGGCAAACAGGTAAGACTATTTACTCTAAAAGTCATGTGTTACTTAAGGATAGAGGCTTTTTGCTTTTAAAAGAAAGAGAGCAATTATCAGTAGATAATCACAAGTTTTATATTGAAAAAGGTATAGAGGAAATAGAGGAACCTATTAAATTAGCTTTTAAAAATACAGATAAAAAAGAGACGGTCACTAAAAATTATGTTTTAGTTAACAAAAATTTAGTAACTTTCCCCATAATTTTAAGAAAATGGGAGGAGGGAGATTTCTTCTATCCAATTGGCATGACTGGCAAAAAAAAGGTCAGCAAGTTTTTTAAGGACGAAAAACTTTCAAGATTCAAAAAAGACCAAACATGGTTACTGTGTAATGCCGATAATGAGATTATATGGATAGTTGGGATGAGACAAGATAGAAGATATTCTATTGATTCCTCTACCACAGATGTTTTACAAATTAGTATATAA
- a CDS encoding lysophospholipase produces the protein MTHQTLNFNFHNTDFFGQYWKPEQVKAVVIILHGLGEHSGRFAEVANKLVDNGYGVAAFDHFGHGKTSGKRGHNPGYEVVLDSIDQFIVKTKELFGDVTTFLYGHSMGGNAVLNYMLSRDNSMKGVIATSAFLKLAFQPPGWKMFFGKIIQKIAPSVTLDNEIDSSSISRDKNEVKKYDEDPLIHGKVSPNFSLSFIERGAWAIEKAKQLEKPILLLHGTDDKLISCEGSKDFAANNSEFVTLKLYEGGYHELHNDFCKEEAVSDIISWLNRHS, from the coding sequence ATGACGCATCAAACATTAAATTTCAATTTTCATAATACCGATTTTTTTGGACAGTATTGGAAACCAGAACAGGTTAAAGCGGTAGTTATTATTTTACATGGATTGGGAGAGCATTCAGGTAGATTTGCAGAAGTAGCAAATAAACTGGTTGACAATGGATATGGTGTTGCTGCATTTGATCATTTTGGTCACGGTAAAACTTCTGGAAAAAGAGGACACAATCCGGGATATGAAGTTGTTTTAGATAGTATTGATCAATTTATAGTTAAGACTAAAGAACTTTTTGGAGACGTAACAACTTTTTTATACGGTCATTCAATGGGAGGAAATGCTGTGTTGAATTACATGTTATCTAGAGATAATAGTATGAAAGGCGTTATCGCTACAAGTGCTTTTTTAAAACTTGCTTTTCAGCCACCAGGATGGAAAATGTTTTTTGGAAAAATCATTCAGAAAATTGCTCCTTCCGTTACTTTAGATAACGAAATAGACTCATCTTCAATATCTAGAGATAAAAATGAAGTTAAAAAATACGATGAAGATCCATTGATTCATGGTAAGGTTAGTCCGAACTTCTCATTGTCATTCATCGAAAGAGGAGCGTGGGCCATCGAAAAAGCCAAGCAATTAGAAAAACCTATTTTACTTTTACACGGTACAGATGATAAATTAATTAGTTGTGAGGGATCAAAAGATTTTGCGGCTAATAATTCAGAATTTGTAACCCTAAAATTATACGAAGGAGGATATCACGAACTGCACAACGATTTTTGCAAGGAAGAAGCTGTAAGTGATATTATTTCCTGGTTAAATAGGCATAGCTAA
- the pabB gene encoding aminodeoxychorismate synthase component I: MSLRTEQTFFLDDVAMFKKQLLTWGQQYETVVFLDSNNYEQQYSSYDAILAVDEFTSVKTDYYQAFEQLKEYQSYTRDYLFGYLSYDLKNDTEELTSNNFDGLNFPDMYFFQPQKIIFIKGNEVSFAYLRMVDDEIDEDFEQIVNGESHPEIVRQEEALKVKLRIHKDEYHKKVSKVIDHIKRGDIYEANFCQEFFVENAQINPLETYNHLNKISQPPFATYFKNDELYLLSATPERYIRKEGSKIISQPIKGTAKRFVDPVEDEKNAFDLARDEKERSENIMIVDLVRNDLSRTAKKGSVKVEELCKVYAFKQVHQLISTVVSEIEDDIHPVDVIRDTFPMGSMTGAPKISAMKIIEELEETKRGLYSGTVGYFTPNGDFDFNVVIRSILYNQEKKYISYSVGGAITAKSTPEKEYEECLLKAKAMKYVLTNS; encoded by the coding sequence ATGTCTTTACGTACGGAACAAACTTTTTTTCTTGATGATGTAGCCATGTTCAAAAAGCAATTATTGACTTGGGGACAACAATACGAAACTGTGGTGTTTTTAGATAGTAATAACTATGAACAACAATATTCAAGCTATGATGCAATTCTAGCAGTTGATGAGTTTACTTCTGTAAAAACAGATTATTATCAAGCATTTGAACAGTTAAAAGAATATCAGTCGTATACACGTGATTATCTTTTTGGTTATTTATCTTATGACTTGAAGAATGATACTGAAGAATTAACTTCAAACAATTTTGATGGTTTGAATTTTCCAGATATGTATTTCTTTCAACCACAAAAAATCATCTTTATAAAAGGAAACGAAGTCTCTTTTGCTTATTTAAGAATGGTTGACGATGAAATTGACGAGGATTTCGAGCAAATTGTAAATGGAGAAAGTCATCCTGAAATTGTTCGTCAAGAAGAGGCCTTAAAAGTGAAATTAAGAATCCATAAAGATGAATATCATAAAAAGGTTTCTAAAGTAATCGATCATATAAAGAGAGGAGATATATACGAAGCTAATTTCTGTCAAGAGTTTTTTGTAGAAAACGCTCAAATAAATCCTTTAGAAACATATAACCATTTAAACAAAATCTCTCAACCTCCATTTGCAACATATTTTAAAAATGATGAGTTGTATTTATTATCGGCTACACCAGAAAGGTATATTAGAAAAGAAGGTAGTAAGATTATATCTCAACCGATAAAAGGAACTGCAAAAAGATTTGTTGATCCTGTAGAAGATGAAAAAAATGCGTTTGATTTAGCTCGTGATGAGAAAGAACGTTCAGAGAATATTATGATCGTCGACTTGGTAAGGAATGATTTATCAAGAACAGCAAAAAAGGGATCAGTAAAAGTGGAAGAATTGTGTAAAGTTTATGCGTTTAAACAAGTACATCAATTGATTTCAACAGTAGTTTCTGAAATAGAAGATGATATTCATCCTGTAGATGTTATTCGCGATACTTTTCCAATGGGAAGTATGACTGGAGCGCCGAAAATTTCAGCAATGAAAATTATTGAGGAATTAGAAGAAACGAAAAGAGGATTGTATTCTGGTACTGTTGGATATTTTACTCCAAATGGAGATTTTGATTTTAATGTTGTCATCAGAAGTATTTTGTATAATCAAGAAAAAAAGTATATTTCATATTCTGTAGGAGGAGCAATTACTGCAAAATCGACGCCTGAAAAGGAATACGAAGAATGTCTTTTGAAAGCAAAAGCCATGAAATATGTACTAACTAATTCTTAA